Proteins from a genomic interval of Corythoichthys intestinalis isolate RoL2023-P3 chromosome 3, ASM3026506v1, whole genome shotgun sequence:
- the rsrc2 gene encoding arginine/serine-rich coiled-coil protein 2 — translation MDLNSLRKKQKKAPDGLLEITQKLQAPPFALKVTLQGQKKEQEAQAESQSEQRESNLLLKQARKREPEKMSKSHKPADERHDRLSADDGDERSRRRERKSPAGSSRERRRSSRSRDRRRSSRSHSRDRKRRARSRSRSRSRSKHRHRSRSRSRSRSRSRERKKKSEKVRKRSRSGSADLPVFRGRNTAMDAQEALARRLERAKKFQEQKEKELLEKSQQDIIGASSPAAAPNTISTATAAASNHALNVAALLASGTQVTPQIAMAAQMAALQARTLAETGVAVPSYYNPSAVNPSKFAEQEKKRKKLWQGKKDGDKSQTAELWESLNFGNKDQNVKFRKLMGIKDDEEGEASKAPNDEGLKTLQKQEEMFRNLDVQYEMARSQTHTQRGMGLGFSSAFSRGMDSV, via the exons ATGGACTTGAATTCCCTAAG aaaaaaacagaaaaaggcACCAGATGGACTCCTCGAGATCACCCAGAAGCTCCAAGCACCACCATTCGCGCTCAAGGTCACGCTCCAGGGACAGAAAAA GGAACAGGAAGCACAGGCGGAGTCGCAGTCGGAGCAAAGAG AGAGCAACTTGTTGTTAAAACAGGCACGGAAGCGAGAGCCAGAGAAGATGTCCAAATCGCACAAGCCGGCGGACGAACGCCACGACAGGCTCTCGGCCGACGATGGCGATGAGCGCTCGCGCCGCAGAGAGCGGAAGTCCCCTGCCGGCTCCTCTCGAGAGCG GCGGCGCAGCAGCAGGAGTCGAGACAGGCGACGCTCCTCACGATCACACAGTCGTGACAGGAAAAGGAGGGCCCGTTCGCGCTCCAGGTCCAGGTCTAGGTCCAAACATCGCCATCGTAGCAGGAGCCGCAGCAGGAGCCGTAGCAGAAGCAG GGAGCGAAAGAAAAAGAGTGAAAAGGTACGCAAAAGGAGTCGGAGTGGCTCCGCCGATTTGCCCGTCTTCAGGGGGAGAAACACGGCCATGGACGCGCAAGAGGCCCTCGCCCGAAG GTTAGAGCGAGCCAAAAAGTTCCAGGAACAGAAGGAGAAGGAGTTGCTGGAAAAAAGTCAGCAAGACATTATCGGAG CGAGCTCTCCGGCGGCCGCCCCGAATACCATCTCGACGGCCACAGCCGCCGCCTCCAACCACGCCCTCAACGTGGCGGCTCTGCTGGCGTCAGGCACGCAGGTGACGCCGCAGATCGCCATGGCGGCGCAGATGGCGGCCTTGCAGGCCAGGACATTGGCCGAGACGGGCGTGGCCGTGCCCAGCTACTACAACCCGTCCGCCGTCAACCCCTCCAAGTTCGCCGAACAAGAGAAGAAGCGCAAGAAGCTGTGGCAGGGCAAGAAGGACGGG GACAAATCCCAGACGGCAGAGTTGTGGGAGAGTCTCAACTTTGGCAACAAGGACCAAAATGTGAAATTTCGCAAACTGATGGGCATCAAG GATGACGAGGAGGGGGAAGCATCGAAAGCGCCAAATGACGAAGGGCTGAAGACCCTCCAGAAGCAGGAGGAGATGTTCCGCAACCTTGACGTCCAGTACGAGATGGCTCGATCGCAGACGCACACACAGCGCGGCATGGGCCTGGGCTTTTCCTCCGCTTTTTCCCGTGGAATGGATTCCGTCTAG